A region from the Benincasa hispida cultivar B227 chromosome 12, ASM972705v1, whole genome shotgun sequence genome encodes:
- the LOC120067071 gene encoding pyruvate kinase isozyme A, chloroplastic — protein MTQSLQLFTSSTRSPGISLPRRSLSKPSSSSAAFRFPFSFSKSSIRASSSPDLNPLSSSSTSQVLVSENGSSSGTGVVSSSATKEFVSLASDSTSIDVDAVTEAELKENGFRSTRRTKLVCTIGPASCGFEQLEALAVGGMNVARINMCHGTREWHRTVIEYVRRLNDEKGYAVAIMMDTEGSEIHMGDLGGASSAKAEDGEIWTFSVRAFDSTLPERTINVNYEGFAEDVRVGDDLLVDGGMVRFEVIEKIGPDVKCLCTDPGLLLPRANLTFWRDGHLVRERNAMLPTISSKDWLDIDFGIAEGVDFIAISFVKSAEVIKHLKSYIAARSRGSDISIIAKIESLDSLKNLEEIIVASDGAMVARGDLGAQIPLEQVPSVQQKVVQLCRQLNKPVIVASQLLESMIEYPTPTRAEVADVSEAVRQRSDALMLSGESAMGQYPDKALAVLRSVSLRIEKWWRDEKRHEPMELPEVGSSFSDTILEEICNSAAKMANNLEVDAIFVYTTSGHMASLLSRCRPDCPIFAFTSTTSVRRRLNLQWGLIPFRLSFSDDMENNLNKTFLLLKARNLIKSGDLVIAVSDMLQSIQVMNVP, from the exons ATGACACAGTCTCTGCAGCTTTTCACCTCCTCCACCCGCTCTCCGGGCATTTCTCTACCCAGACGTTCCCTCTCAAAACCCTCCTCTTCCTCCGCCGCTTTCCGTTTTCCTTTCTCCTTCTCCAAATCTTCAATTAGAGCCTCTTCTTCTCCTGATCTCAATCCTCTCTCATCTTCTTCCACTTCCCAAGTCCTGGTTTCTGAAAATGGCTCCAGTTCCGGAACTGGGGTTGTGTCATCTTCTGCTACGAAGGAGTTTGTGTCTCTTGCCTCTGATTCCACCTCGATTGACGTCGATGCTGTCACCGAGGCTGAGTTAAAGGAGAATGGCTTCAGGAGCACCAGGAGGACTAAGCTCGTGTGCACTATTGGCCCTGCTAGTTGTGGATTCGAACAGCTCGAGGCGCTTGCTGTTGGCGGTATGAATGTTGCGAGGATCAATATGTGTCACGGGACTCGAGAATGGCATCGGACCGTCATTGAATACGTGCGGAGGCTCAATGACGAGAAGGGTTATGCTGTTGCTATCATGATGGATACTGAAGGGAGTGAAATTCACATGGGCGATCTCGGTGGAGCTTCTTCAGCTAAAGCGGAA GATGGTGAAATCTGGACGTTCAGTGTCAGAGCTTTTGATTCAACACTCCCAGAACGCACCATTAATGTGAACTATGAAGGGTTTGCAGAAG ATGTGAGAGTGGGTGATGACCTCCTTGTTGATGGTGGAATGGTGAGGTTTGAGGTAATCGAAAAAATTGGTCCTGATGTTAAGTGCCTGTGTACTGACCCGGGACTGTTATTGCCACGGGCTAATTTGACTTTTTGGAGGGATGGACATCTAGTACGAGAACGGAATGCCATGCTCCCTACAATTTCTTCTAAG GATTGGTTGGATATTGATTTTGGGATTGCTGAAGGTGTTGATTTTATTGCCATATCATTTGTCAAGTCTGCTGAAGTAATCAAACATCTCAAAAGCTATATCGCTGCACGTTCTCGTGGCAG TGACATTTCCATCATTGCGAAAATAGAGAGTCTGGATTCCTTGAAGAACTTGGAAGAAATTATTGTAGCATCAGATGGAGCTATGGTAGCTAGAGGAGATTTAGGAGCCCAAATACCACTGGAACAGGTGCCATCAGTCCAGCAAAAGGTCGTCCAACTGTGCAGGCAACTAAATAAACCAGTTATTGTTGCTTCTCAGCTGCTTGAGTCAATGATTGAATACCCTACACCCACCAGAGCTGAAGTGGCTGATGTTTCCGAGGCGGTTAGGCAGCGATCAGATGCTCTAATGCTCTCTGGTGAGTCCGCCATGGGCCAGTACCCCGACAAGGCATTGGCTGTTTTGAGAAGTGTCAGTCTAAGAATTGAGAAGTGGTGGAGGGATGAGAAACGCCATGAACCTATGGAACTCCCAGAAGTTGGATCTTCATTCTCAGATACTATCTTAGAAGAAATCTGCAATTCGGCTGCCAAAATGG CCAATAATTTGGAGGTGGATGCAATTTTCGTCTACACAACATCAGGCCACATGGCATCTCTCCTGTCCCGTTGCCGACCTGATTGCCCAATCTTTGCGTTTACTTCCACGACATCTGTGAGGAGACGTCTTAACTTGCAATGGGGATTGATACCCTTCCGGCTGAGCTTCTCCGACGACATGGAAAACAACCTCAACAAAACATTTTTGCTGCTTAAAGCCAGAAACTTGATCAAATCAGGTGACCTTGTAATTGCTGTCTCAGACATGTTGCAGTCTATCCAAGTTATGAATGTTCCATAA